One genomic segment of Paraburkholderia caffeinilytica includes these proteins:
- a CDS encoding transposase — MNPYRDINDEEWQRVAPLLPELRPRSELRGRPLANTRSVLNGVLWVMYSGATWSAMPRKYPSYQTCHRRFKAWYESGVLKHVMDQLFGGASEELCLLMEARMRTHVSVEQKSSDAAKVPASASPAYGPAAVKPLPSSPFAYVSPFKHAA, encoded by the coding sequence ATGAATCCGTACCGTGATATCAATGATGAAGAATGGCAACGTGTCGCACCGTTGCTCCCTGAGCTGCGTCCGCGCTCCGAACTGCGTGGCCGGCCGCTCGCCAACACGCGCTCGGTGCTCAATGGCGTACTGTGGGTGATGTATAGCGGCGCGACCTGGTCCGCCATGCCGCGCAAATATCCGTCGTATCAAACCTGCCATCGCCGCTTCAAGGCGTGGTACGAATCCGGTGTGCTCAAGCACGTCATGGATCAGCTGTTCGGCGGGGCGAGCGAGGAACTCTGTCTCCTGATGGAAGCCCGCATGCGCACGCATGTGAGCGTGGAACAGAAGAGCAGTGACGCGGCAAAGGTTCCGGCGTCCGCTTCCCCGGCGTATGGCCCGGCAGCGGTCAAGCCATTACCGTCGTCACCGTTCGCGTATGTGTCGCCGTTCAAGCACGCTGCATGA